A stretch of the Uranotaenia lowii strain MFRU-FL chromosome 3, ASM2978415v1, whole genome shotgun sequence genome encodes the following:
- the LOC129755167 gene encoding uncharacterized protein LOC129755167 isoform X2, whose product MDEDSIVIYRAIASYNSVNADELSYQKEDLVEVLVPKSGALWYKASNVRTKKSGFVQLHNLARCDGNSMTTSSSSHYLPVTGLVADNSSTTPTGTSSQTTTGGSSSTTTIISHEPTTIGENSPTGGTTTQTTTSAPTTVTTVVDTMAKLTLTKSKDIALNLTLEDIYVPCVNPSTGTGLGRDYIWGLGLQGRQCRQCWSCFHIKCLPLAIHEMCQRNNDIYPKKPTTFTNEKSINEWTSANVLEWMAANNLYTYADVFKAKDIKGCDLSNLDRDKLGQMGIKNEFHQQTILVSINDLLVSAEKPIQTGEDGVVGGGGELILEKHSHELVDHSFSKLVKCDKCQQYLRGLIHQGLLCKQCNLIVHRQCSATGLKPCAVEAATGNQTGLILTASGGRAQQVFGLGLCQQFNAAELPAPQIVIILCNELEQKAMCNTNLNLYKLYRTTPPNYDEVNKLRDSLNENLINTDLSGFSPECVATVLKKFLRELPDPIIPVMFYDKFVETSNIANDAVAIEQLRMHIQDLPVYHNMTLKYIMIHLIRICRLQYQRGLKEQPTILIQVWCHILMRPPWEKIVQIVYNTENHLRIMELLLYKLDWKEKLPEFLSAPVVPPRKISRSTTSASAAAVGSSSSLVGGNISSNNGGSSSPSTSLKKPVITSPAGGSVIPAVALGGGNNGVTSNGRKKGVGSLSCDPNTPVDLREAEWYWGRIGRDEVKEKMMDAQDGSFLVRDATSGGGEYTLTLKKDGTDRVIKIYHSMGKYGFVTQGSHKSVVDLINFYQKTSLKEYNTILDIQLLYPISRFDDDNYLGGDVDDAQDTHGLAQKFIETMQHLKELQQDQERLKAEYTAVQLQVDLKKQAEEAFAEAEKLFKEQLSIQNNFEKEAQPHEREGISINNALIKERMIELDKCKTELQRDLAEDKNRKWALERQLNTLNPEIVNGNAVKDRFIQELQRQGITENQIDQMLKDGFFSYAQTSQEMPHTDENTWLRPQFNRQDAEKALAGKPTGTFLIRAGSGGHHALSITCNGTVNHCIVHQTERGYGFAEPYNIYDSLLSMVLHYANNSLEEHNDTLQTTLKYPAFATTTTINRQSN is encoded by the exons TACATAATTTGGCACGATGCGATGGCAATAGCATGACAACTTCCTCCTCATCTCACTACCTACCCGTAACCGGTTTGGTGGCAGACAATTCCAGTACTACTCCTACGGGTACATCAAGTCAAACGACCACCGGCGGCAGCAGCAGTACCACCACAATCATCAGCCATGAACCGACGACGATCGGTGAAAATTCTCCCACCGGCGGCACGACGACGCAGACGACGACATCGGCTCCAACGACGGTCACCACGGTCGTCGATACCATGGCCAAACTGACGTTGACCAAGTCCAAAGACATAGCGTTGAACCTAACGCTGGAAGACATCTACGTGCCCTGTGTCAATCCGAGCACCGGAACGGGTTTGG GTCGAGACTACATCTGGGGACTCGGATTGCAAGGCCGGCAATGTAGAC AGTGTTGGTCGTGTTTCCACATCAAATGTTTACCGTTAGCCATTCACGAAATGTGCCAAAGAAATAACGACATCTATCCGAAGAAGCCGACCACGTTCACCAACGAAAAG TCAATTAACGAATGGACGTCAGCGAACGTTTTGGAATGGATGGCCGCCAACAATTTGTACACCTACGCGGACGTGTTCAAAGCGAAAGATATCAAAGGCTGTGATTTATCGAACTTGGATCGTGATAAACTAGGA CAAATGGGTATTAAGAATGAATTCCATCAGCAAACTATCCTGGTGTCCATCAACGATCTGCTGGTGAGTGCGGAGAAACCGATCCAGACCGGTGAAGATGGCGTCGTTGGCGGTGGAGGAGAGCTGATCCTGGAAAAACACTCGCACGAACTGGTGGATCATTCGTTTTCGAAGCTGGTAAAATGTGATAAGTGTCAGCAGTATTTGCGCGGGCTGATACATCAGGGGCTGCTCTGCAAGCAGTGTAATCTCATCGTGCATCGGCAGTGCTCGGCCACCGGGCTGAAACCGTGCGCCGTAGAGGCTGCGACCGGCAATCAGACCGGGCTGATCCTGACCGCTTCCGGAGGCCGAGCCCAGCAGGTGTTCGGGCTCGGTCTGTGTCAACAGTTCAATGCAGCGGAACTTCCGGCGCCCCAGATCGTCATAATACTCTGCAACGAGCTCGAACAGAAGGCAATGTGCAACACGAATCTGAACCTGTACAAACTGTACCGGACGACGCCGCCGAACTACGACGAGGTGAACAAGCTGCGTGATTCGCTCAACGAGAATCTTATCAACACCGATCTCAGCGGGTTCTCGCCCGAGTGCGTCGCCACGGTGCTGAAGAAGTTCCTGCGGGAGCTGCCGGATCCGATCATACCGGTCATGTTCTACGACAAGTTTGTGGAAACGTCGA ATATCGCCAACGATGCGGTGGCGATCGAACAGCTCCGGATGCACATCCAAGATCTGCCCGTGTACCACAACATGACGCTCAAGTACATCATGATCCATCTGATACGAATCTGCCGGTTGCAGTATCAGCGCGGGCTGAAGGAGCAACCGACGATACTGATACAAGTGTGGTGCCATATACTGATGCGACCTCCATGGGAGAAAATTGT TCAAATCGTGTATAACACGGAAAACCACTTACGAATAATGGAGCTGCTGCTCTACAAGCTGGACTGGAAGGAGAAGCTGCCGGAGTTCTTGTCGGCGCCAGTAGTGCCCCCGCGGAAGATCTCCCGCAGTACTACCAGTGCTAGTGCGGCCGCCGTCGGTTCTTCCTCGTCGCTAGTAGGTGGCAACATCAGCAGCAATAACGGCGGCAGCAGCAGTCCATCTACCAGTTTAAAGAAGCCGGTCATAACGTCGCCAGCCGGCGGATCTGTGATACCTGCGGTGGCGCTAGGCGGCGGTAACAACGGCGTCACTAGTAACGGCAGGAAAAAAGGCGTTGGGAGTTTGTCCTGTGACCCCAATACCCCGGTCGATCTGCGGGAAGCCGAGTGGTACTGGGGCCGGATTGGGCGCGACGAGGTCAAGGAGAAGATGATGGATGCTCAGGACGGGTCGTTTTTGGTGCGGGACGCTACGAGCGGCGGTGGCGAGTAtacgttaactttgaagaaggACGGTACAGATCGGGTGATCAAGATCTATCACAGCATGGGCAAGTACGGATTTGTCACCCAGGGAAGTCATAAAAGTGTGGTGGATCTGATAAACTTTTACCAGAAGACGTCGTTGAAGGAGTACAATACGATTTTAGACATCCAATTGCTGTACCCGATCTCGCGGTTCGACGATGATAACTATTTGGGTGGGGACGTGGACGACGCACAGGACACGCACGGATTGGCGCAAAAATTTATCGAAACCATGCAGCACCTCAAGGAGCTGCAGCAGGACCAGGAACGGTTGAAGGCTGAATATACGGCGGTCCAGTTACAGGTGGATTTGAAGAAGCAAGCCGAGGAAGCGTTTGCGGAGGCCGAGAAGCTCTTCAAGGAACAGTTGTCGATCCAGAATAACTTTGAGAAGGAAGCCCAACCGCACGAGAGGGAAGGTATCAGCATAAACAACGCCTTGATCAAGGAACGAATGATTGAGTTGGACAAATGCAAGACCGAACTGCAGCGTGATTTGGCCGAAGACAAAAACCGGAAGTGGGCGCTGGAACGGCAGCTTAACACTCTCAACCCGGAGATAGTGAACGGCAACGCTGTGAAGGATCGCTTCATTCAGGAGCTGCAGCGCCAGGGAATCACCGAAAACCAAATCGATCAAATGCTGAAGGATGGGTTCTTTTCGTACGCCCAAACCAGCCAGGAGATGCCGCACACGGACGAAAACACCTGGCTGCGGCCACAGTTCAATCGGCAAGATGCGGAGAAGGCACTGGCCGGCAAACCGACCGGGACGTTCCTGATCCGGGCAGGCAGCGGCGGTCACCATGCGCTGTCCATCACCTGCAACGGTACCGTCAACCACTGTATCGTACACCAGACGGAGCGGGGCTACGGTTTTGCGGAACCGTACAATATCTACGACTCGCTCCTGTCGATGGTGCTGCACTATGCCAACAACTCCCTGGAGGAACACAACGATACGCTGCAGACGACCCTCAAGTATCCGGCCTTTGCGACCACAACGACCATCAACAGGCAGTccaattaa
- the LOC129755167 gene encoding uncharacterized protein LOC129755167 isoform X1 — MDEDSIVIYRAIASYNSVNADELSYQKEDLVEVLVPKSGALWYKASNVRTKKSGFVQLHNLARCDGNSMTTSSSSHYLPVTGLVADNSSTTPTGTSSQTTTGGSSSTTTIISHEPTTIGENSPTGGTTTQTTTSAPTTVTTVVDTMAKLTLTKSKDIALNLTLEDIYVPCVNPSTGTGLVNKVDEFSNKNINKCHTTVPVYFVTPIICSLCRDYIWGLGLQGRQCRQCWSCFHIKCLPLAIHEMCQRNNDIYPKKPTTFTNEKSINEWTSANVLEWMAANNLYTYADVFKAKDIKGCDLSNLDRDKLGQMGIKNEFHQQTILVSINDLLVSAEKPIQTGEDGVVGGGGELILEKHSHELVDHSFSKLVKCDKCQQYLRGLIHQGLLCKQCNLIVHRQCSATGLKPCAVEAATGNQTGLILTASGGRAQQVFGLGLCQQFNAAELPAPQIVIILCNELEQKAMCNTNLNLYKLYRTTPPNYDEVNKLRDSLNENLINTDLSGFSPECVATVLKKFLRELPDPIIPVMFYDKFVETSNIANDAVAIEQLRMHIQDLPVYHNMTLKYIMIHLIRICRLQYQRGLKEQPTILIQVWCHILMRPPWEKIVQIVYNTENHLRIMELLLYKLDWKEKLPEFLSAPVVPPRKISRSTTSASAAAVGSSSSLVGGNISSNNGGSSSPSTSLKKPVITSPAGGSVIPAVALGGGNNGVTSNGRKKGVGSLSCDPNTPVDLREAEWYWGRIGRDEVKEKMMDAQDGSFLVRDATSGGGEYTLTLKKDGTDRVIKIYHSMGKYGFVTQGSHKSVVDLINFYQKTSLKEYNTILDIQLLYPISRFDDDNYLGGDVDDAQDTHGLAQKFIETMQHLKELQQDQERLKAEYTAVQLQVDLKKQAEEAFAEAEKLFKEQLSIQNNFEKEAQPHEREGISINNALIKERMIELDKCKTELQRDLAEDKNRKWALERQLNTLNPEIVNGNAVKDRFIQELQRQGITENQIDQMLKDGFFSYAQTSQEMPHTDENTWLRPQFNRQDAEKALAGKPTGTFLIRAGSGGHHALSITCNGTVNHCIVHQTERGYGFAEPYNIYDSLLSMVLHYANNSLEEHNDTLQTTLKYPAFATTTTINRQSN; from the exons TACATAATTTGGCACGATGCGATGGCAATAGCATGACAACTTCCTCCTCATCTCACTACCTACCCGTAACCGGTTTGGTGGCAGACAATTCCAGTACTACTCCTACGGGTACATCAAGTCAAACGACCACCGGCGGCAGCAGCAGTACCACCACAATCATCAGCCATGAACCGACGACGATCGGTGAAAATTCTCCCACCGGCGGCACGACGACGCAGACGACGACATCGGCTCCAACGACGGTCACCACGGTCGTCGATACCATGGCCAAACTGACGTTGACCAAGTCCAAAGACATAGCGTTGAACCTAACGCTGGAAGACATCTACGTGCCCTGTGTCAATCCGAGCACCGGAACGGGTTTGG TTAATAAAGTGGATGAATTTAGTaataaaaacattaacaaaTGTCACACGACCGTACCTGTTTATTTTGTAACTCCTATTATCTGTTCACTTT GTCGAGACTACATCTGGGGACTCGGATTGCAAGGCCGGCAATGTAGAC AGTGTTGGTCGTGTTTCCACATCAAATGTTTACCGTTAGCCATTCACGAAATGTGCCAAAGAAATAACGACATCTATCCGAAGAAGCCGACCACGTTCACCAACGAAAAG TCAATTAACGAATGGACGTCAGCGAACGTTTTGGAATGGATGGCCGCCAACAATTTGTACACCTACGCGGACGTGTTCAAAGCGAAAGATATCAAAGGCTGTGATTTATCGAACTTGGATCGTGATAAACTAGGA CAAATGGGTATTAAGAATGAATTCCATCAGCAAACTATCCTGGTGTCCATCAACGATCTGCTGGTGAGTGCGGAGAAACCGATCCAGACCGGTGAAGATGGCGTCGTTGGCGGTGGAGGAGAGCTGATCCTGGAAAAACACTCGCACGAACTGGTGGATCATTCGTTTTCGAAGCTGGTAAAATGTGATAAGTGTCAGCAGTATTTGCGCGGGCTGATACATCAGGGGCTGCTCTGCAAGCAGTGTAATCTCATCGTGCATCGGCAGTGCTCGGCCACCGGGCTGAAACCGTGCGCCGTAGAGGCTGCGACCGGCAATCAGACCGGGCTGATCCTGACCGCTTCCGGAGGCCGAGCCCAGCAGGTGTTCGGGCTCGGTCTGTGTCAACAGTTCAATGCAGCGGAACTTCCGGCGCCCCAGATCGTCATAATACTCTGCAACGAGCTCGAACAGAAGGCAATGTGCAACACGAATCTGAACCTGTACAAACTGTACCGGACGACGCCGCCGAACTACGACGAGGTGAACAAGCTGCGTGATTCGCTCAACGAGAATCTTATCAACACCGATCTCAGCGGGTTCTCGCCCGAGTGCGTCGCCACGGTGCTGAAGAAGTTCCTGCGGGAGCTGCCGGATCCGATCATACCGGTCATGTTCTACGACAAGTTTGTGGAAACGTCGA ATATCGCCAACGATGCGGTGGCGATCGAACAGCTCCGGATGCACATCCAAGATCTGCCCGTGTACCACAACATGACGCTCAAGTACATCATGATCCATCTGATACGAATCTGCCGGTTGCAGTATCAGCGCGGGCTGAAGGAGCAACCGACGATACTGATACAAGTGTGGTGCCATATACTGATGCGACCTCCATGGGAGAAAATTGT TCAAATCGTGTATAACACGGAAAACCACTTACGAATAATGGAGCTGCTGCTCTACAAGCTGGACTGGAAGGAGAAGCTGCCGGAGTTCTTGTCGGCGCCAGTAGTGCCCCCGCGGAAGATCTCCCGCAGTACTACCAGTGCTAGTGCGGCCGCCGTCGGTTCTTCCTCGTCGCTAGTAGGTGGCAACATCAGCAGCAATAACGGCGGCAGCAGCAGTCCATCTACCAGTTTAAAGAAGCCGGTCATAACGTCGCCAGCCGGCGGATCTGTGATACCTGCGGTGGCGCTAGGCGGCGGTAACAACGGCGTCACTAGTAACGGCAGGAAAAAAGGCGTTGGGAGTTTGTCCTGTGACCCCAATACCCCGGTCGATCTGCGGGAAGCCGAGTGGTACTGGGGCCGGATTGGGCGCGACGAGGTCAAGGAGAAGATGATGGATGCTCAGGACGGGTCGTTTTTGGTGCGGGACGCTACGAGCGGCGGTGGCGAGTAtacgttaactttgaagaaggACGGTACAGATCGGGTGATCAAGATCTATCACAGCATGGGCAAGTACGGATTTGTCACCCAGGGAAGTCATAAAAGTGTGGTGGATCTGATAAACTTTTACCAGAAGACGTCGTTGAAGGAGTACAATACGATTTTAGACATCCAATTGCTGTACCCGATCTCGCGGTTCGACGATGATAACTATTTGGGTGGGGACGTGGACGACGCACAGGACACGCACGGATTGGCGCAAAAATTTATCGAAACCATGCAGCACCTCAAGGAGCTGCAGCAGGACCAGGAACGGTTGAAGGCTGAATATACGGCGGTCCAGTTACAGGTGGATTTGAAGAAGCAAGCCGAGGAAGCGTTTGCGGAGGCCGAGAAGCTCTTCAAGGAACAGTTGTCGATCCAGAATAACTTTGAGAAGGAAGCCCAACCGCACGAGAGGGAAGGTATCAGCATAAACAACGCCTTGATCAAGGAACGAATGATTGAGTTGGACAAATGCAAGACCGAACTGCAGCGTGATTTGGCCGAAGACAAAAACCGGAAGTGGGCGCTGGAACGGCAGCTTAACACTCTCAACCCGGAGATAGTGAACGGCAACGCTGTGAAGGATCGCTTCATTCAGGAGCTGCAGCGCCAGGGAATCACCGAAAACCAAATCGATCAAATGCTGAAGGATGGGTTCTTTTCGTACGCCCAAACCAGCCAGGAGATGCCGCACACGGACGAAAACACCTGGCTGCGGCCACAGTTCAATCGGCAAGATGCGGAGAAGGCACTGGCCGGCAAACCGACCGGGACGTTCCTGATCCGGGCAGGCAGCGGCGGTCACCATGCGCTGTCCATCACCTGCAACGGTACCGTCAACCACTGTATCGTACACCAGACGGAGCGGGGCTACGGTTTTGCGGAACCGTACAATATCTACGACTCGCTCCTGTCGATGGTGCTGCACTATGCCAACAACTCCCTGGAGGAACACAACGATACGCTGCAGACGACCCTCAAGTATCCGGCCTTTGCGACCACAACGACCATCAACAGGCAGTccaattaa